Proteins co-encoded in one Gossypium arboreum isolate Shixiya-1 chromosome 11, ASM2569848v2, whole genome shotgun sequence genomic window:
- the LOC108470612 gene encoding pleiotropic drug resistance protein 3-like — MGHHEVGNHDMEELGETERNLRSPFRHLSSSFRSTTSDLAMSSSLRENNDDEIELQWAAIQRLPTFKRVRTSLFDFELSNDTTKEEEDIKIEGKRKVIDVTKLGALERSVFIEKLITKIEYDNLRLLEKLKERIGRVGLEFPTIEVRFQNLSVEADCEVVQGKPIPTLWNTITTVFSALTKVSRCKSQSYKIKILKDISGIIKPSRMTLLLGPPGCGKTTLLQALSGKLNPSLKVTGEISYNGYKFTEFVPQNTSAYISQYDLHISEMTVRETLDFSARCQGIGDRADMLKEISRREKQSGIVPEPDIDTFMKAISVEGLKGTLQTDYILKILGLDICADTIVGDAMNRGISGGQKRRLTTGEMIIGPNKALFMDEISTGLDSSTTFQIVTCLQQLTHITEATLLVSLLQPAPETFDLFDDIILMAEGKIVYQGPRSSVQEFFEHCGFRCPERKGVADFLQELLSEKDQAQYWYRKDQPHSFVSVDNFIVAFKKFHAAQKLNEELCTPFNRRESHKSALSFNMYSMGKWELLKTCMAREWLLMKRNSFVHIFKSSQLVVIALMTMTIFIRTRMKLDLVHASYYLGSLFYALIRLMTTGITELALTVSRLSVFYKQRDFYFYPAWAYSIPAAILKIPFSLMDAFLWTALTYYVIGYSPEPERFFRLLFLLFLVHQMAISLFRLIASVVRDPPFAANFSLFTLLVIFLFSGFIIPRPLLPAWVKWGFWLSPLAYSEIGVAVNEFLAPRWQQVSSSNATLGQQVLEKRGLNFSDYYYWISAGALIGFWMIFNIGFTFALSLLKPPGSSRAIISHERFFYLKAKEDLSDTALQKELPSVDSLTERKVKGMVLPFKPITISFKDVQYFVDTPKKLREQGYPQRLQLLQDITGAFRPGVLTALMGVSGAGKTTLMDVLSGRKTGGYIEGDIRIGGYPKVQETYARISAYCEQTDIHTPMITVQESVMYSARLRLPTEINKHKRLEFVAEVLQMIELDEIKDALVGIPHVSGISPEQRKRLTIAVELVSNPSIIFMDEPTSGLDARAAAIVMRVVKNIVNTKRTIVCTIHQPSIDIFESFDELILMKRGGQMIYSGELGQHSSRLIEYFEGIPGVPKIKENHNPATWMLEVTSPPVEAQLGIDFACIYKESHLYKRNKEIVKSQSLPAQGSEKLQFSTPFPQNGWEQLKACLWKQHLSYWRSPKYNLVRLAFIILSSLLYGVLLRQKGQNLHDEQDFFNIIGSMYVFMIFTGISSCSSVLPFVSTQRTIIYRERFSRMYSSWAYSLAQVIIEIPYIFLEAVLFLTITYPAVNFYGSAYKVFWYFYTVFCTLLYYKYLGMMLVSLTPTFQVATIFASLCYTLFSLFSGYLIPGPQFPKWWVWGYWISPTSWSLKGLLTSQYGDIEEEIMAFGEQKALNTFLDSQYGYKHRDLPIIAVVLLAFPLVFASVFTYGIAKLNYQRR, encoded by the exons AGTGGGGTTGGAATTTCCGACTATTGAGGTGAGATTCCAGAATTTGTCAGTGGAAGCAGATTGTGAAGTAGTTCAAGGGAAGCCCATTCCTACACTTTGGAACACCATCACCACTGTATTCTCT GCTTTGACAAAAGTTAGCAGATGCAAGTCTCAATCATACAAGATAAAAATTCTCAAAGATATCAGCGGCATCATCAAGCCCTCAAG GATGACTCTATTGCTTGGCCCTCCAGGCTGCGGAAAGACCACCTTGTTACAAGCACTTTCAGGGAAGCTTAATCCATCTCTCAAG GTCACAGGGGAAATATCCTACAATGGTTACAAGTTCACAGAGTTTGTGCCTCAGAATACATCAGCTTACATAAGTCAATATGACCTACACATTTCTGAAATGACTGTAAGAGAAACACTTGACTTCTCAGCTCGTTGCCAGGGCATTGGAGACAGAGCAG ATATGTTAAAAGAAATCAGTAGAAGGGAGAAGCAATCTGGCATTGTTCCGGAACCAGATATAGACACATTCATGAAG GCAATTTCTGTTGAAGGATTAAAAGGAACTCTCCAGACAGACTATATATTGAAG ATTCTTGGACTGGACATTTGTGCCGATACTATAGTGGGAGATGCAATGAACAGAGGTATCTCAGGAGGTCAAAAGAGAAGGCTGACAACAG GGGAAATGATAATCGGTCCAAATAAAGCACTCTTTATGGATGAAATATCAACTGGCTTGGACAGCTCCACTACCTTCCAAATAGTTACCTGTTTACAGCAACTAACCCACATTACAGAGGCAACACTTCTAGTATCACTTCTTCAACCGGCACCAGAGACCTTTGATCTCTTTGATGACATTATTCTGATGGCAGAAGGAAAGATTGTATACCAAGGACCACGCAGTTCTGTTCAAGAGTTCTTTGAACATTGTGGTTTTAGGTGCCCTGAGCGCAAAGGCGTTGCTGACTTCCTCCAAGAA CTGCTTTCTGAAAAGGACCAAGCACAATATTGGTATCGTAAAGACCAACCTCATAGTTTTGTTTCTGTGGACAACTTTATAGTTGCATTCAAGAAGTTTCACGCAGCCCAGAAGCTAAATGAAGAACTGTGCACACCTTTCAACAGACGTGAGAGTCATAAAAGTGCCTTGTCATTCAACATGTATTCAATGGGTAAATGGGAATTACTCAAAACATGCATGGCAAGAGAATGGCTTCTCATGAAGAGAAACTCATTTGTTCATATCTTTAAATCGTCACAG CTTGTAGTTATTGCACTCATGACGATGACCATCTTTATTCGCACTCGGATGAAGCTTGACCTTGTCCATGCAAGCTATTACCTGGGTTCCCTGTTTTATGCTCTCATAAGGCTTATGACGACCGGAATTACTGAGTTGGCATTAACTGTTTCCAGACTTTCTGTGTTCTATAAGCAAAGAGATTTCTACTTCTACCCAGCATGGGCATATTCCATTCCGGCTGCTATTCTAAAGATTCCATTTTCATTGATGGATGCTTTTCTGTGGACAGCTCTTACATACTATGTGATTGGTTACAGTCCTGAACCAGAAAG GTTCTTCCGCCTGCTCTTCCTCCTTTTCCTTGTTCATCAAATGGCAATTTCACTATTCCGTTTAATTGCTTCAGTTGTCAGAGATCCACCTTTTGCAGCAAATTTTAGTCTTTTTACATTATTGGTGATATTTTTATTCAGTGGCTTCATAATTCCACGGC CTTTACTACCTGCTTGGGTCAAATGGGGCTTTTGGCTTTCACCACTTGCATATTCTGAAATAGGTGTTGCAGTGAATGAATTTCTAGCACCAAGGTGGCAACAG GTTTCATCTTCAAATGCCACCTTAGGACAGCAAGTTCTAGAAAAACGTGGGTTAAACTTCAGTGACTACTACTATTGGATATCAGCAGGAGCATTGATAGGGTTCTGGATGATTTTTAACATTGGTTTCACCTTTGCTTTGAGCCTTTTAAAGC CTCCAGGGAGTTCTCGGGCTATTATTTCTCATGAAAGATTTTTTTACCTAAAGGCAAAAGAGGATTTGAGTGACACAGCTCTGCAAAAAGAATTGCCCAGTGTTGACTCTCTAACAGAAAGAAAAGTTAAGG gaATGGTTTTACCTTTTAAGCCCATAACGATATCATTCAAGGATGTGCAATACTTTGTTGATACTCCGAAG AAACTGAGAGAGCAGGGGTATCCACAAAGACTACAGCTACTTCAAGATATTACCGGTGCATTTAGACCTGGAGTTCTCACAGCTTTGATGGGTGTTAGTGGAGCAGGGAAAACAACACTAATGGATGTACTATCAGGAAGAAAAACAGGTGGTTATATTGAAGGAGACATAAGAATTGGAGGGTACCCCAAAGTCCAAGAAACATATGCTAGAATATCAGCTTACTGTGAACAAACTGACATCCATACTCCAATGATTACAGTACAGGAATCAGTGATGTACTCAGCTAGGTTGCGTCTACCAACTGAGATTAATAAGCATAAAAGATTG GAATTTGTAGCAGAGGTTCTTCAAATGATTGAGTTGGATGAAATCAAAGATGCTTTAGTTGGCATCCCGCATGTAAGTGGAATATCACCAGAGCAGCGTAAACGGTTAACCATTGCAGTGGAACTTGTTTCTAATCCATCCATAATATTTATGGATGAGCCAACTTCGGGTTTAGATGCCAGAGCAGCTGCAATTGTCATGCGAGTTGTGAAGAATATTGTTAACACAAAGAGGACAATTGTATGCACCATCCATCAGCCAAGTATCGACATATTTGAATCATTTGATGAG CTTATTTTGATGAAAAGAGGGGGACAAATGATATATTCTGGAGAACTGGGTCAGCATTCAAGTAGGCTTATCGAATACTTTGAG GGAATACCTGGAGTaccaaaaattaaagaaaatcatAACCCAGCGACATGGATGTTAGAAGTCACCAGTCCTCCTGTGGAAGCTCAACTTGGAATAGACTTTGCCTGTATCTACAAAGAATCCCATCTCTACAA GAGAAACAAAGAAATTGTTAAAagccaaagccttccagcacagGGTTCAGAGAAACTACAATTTTCTACACCCTTTCCACAAAATGGATGGGAGCAACTTAAAGCATGCCTTTGGAAACAGCACTTGTCCTATTGGAGAAGTCCCAAATACAACTTAGTACGGTTGgcatttattattttatcatctttgTTGTATGGAGTCTTACTTCGGCAGAAAGGACAAAACCT ACATGATGAGCAGGATTTTTTCAACATAATCGGATCGATGTATGTTTTCATGATATTCACTGGAATAAGCAGTTGTTCATCTGTTCTTCCATTCGTGTCTACTCAGAGGACAATAATCTACCGTGAAAGATTTTCCAGAATGTACTCTTCATGGGCATATTCGTTGGCACAG GTGATTATTGAGATTCCTTATATCTTTCTTGAAGCAGTATTATTCCTGACAATCACTTATCCAGCTGTAAACTTCTATGGATCCGCTTACAAAGTATTTTGGTACTTCTACACCGTATTTTGTACGCTGCTCTATTACAAATATTTAGGCATGATGTTGGTTTCTTTGACTCCAACTTTCCAAGTAGCTACAATCTTTGCAAGCCTCTGTTACACGTTGTTCAGCTTGTTCTCAGGGTATCTCATACCAGGACCG CAATTTCCTAAATGGTGGGTTTGGGGCTACTGGATTTCCCCAACTTCGTGGTCCCTGAAAGGTCTCCTCACTTCACAATATGGAGACATAGAGGAAGAAATCATGGCATTTGGAGAGCAAAAAGCACTCAACACCTTCTTGGACAGTCAGTATGGGTATAAACATCGAGATCTACCCATAATAGCCGTTGTACTACTTGCTTTTCCGCTTGTCTTTGCATCTGTTTTTACATATGGTATAGCTAAACTAAACTATCAAAGGAGATAA
- the LOC108473603 gene encoding squamosa promoter-binding-like protein 1: MEARFGSEAHHFYGMSPADLRAVGKRTVEWDLNDWKWDGDLFIASSINPISADTMGRQFFPLGSGIPGNSSNSSSSCSDELNPKAQKGKRELEKKRRVTVVEDDSLNEETGSLTLKLGGQGDHGYPISQGEMKNWEGTSGKKTKLNGGSGNRAVCQVEDCGADLTNAKDYHRRHKVCEMHSKASKALVGNVMQRFCQQCSRFHVLQEFDDGKRSCRRRLAGHNKRRRKTNPATVVNGNSLNDEQTSGYLLLSLLKILSNMHSNRSDQTTDQDVLPQLLQSLANHTNEQGGRNISGLLPEPKGSEAGSALFLNGEGPPRPFRQHITEAASEIPQKGVHSHDARVTNVQGNAAGSVKMNNFDLNDTYIDSDYGADDIEGFPAPVNMGTSSLDCPSWVQQDSHQSSPPQTSGNSDSVSAQSPSSSSGDTQSRTDRIVFKLFGKEPNDFPLLLRAQILDWLSHSPTDIESYIRPGCVVLTIYLCQSEAAWDELCCDLSFSLNQLLDCSDDTFWRTGWICTRVQDQIAFIYKGQVVVDTSLPLGSNDSSKIISVKPIALCSTERAKFSVKGVNMSRPATRLLCAVEGKYLVQEATHELMDDNDEFKAQDELQYLNFSCSIPTVSGRGFIEIEDDGYNSSFFPFIVAEDDVCSEIRMLESLLEITDAEAAVDRTGKMEAKNQAMDFIHEVGWLLHRSQLKSRLGDLDPNSEPFSLRRFKWLMEFSMDHEWCAVVKKLLNVLLDGVVGSGEHPSLNLALTEMGLLHRAVRKNCRPLVELLLRFIPEKGSSRLGLENEMVAGGIHESFLFRPDALGPSGLTPLHIAAGKDDSEDVLDALTDDPGKVGIDAWKSARDSTGSTPEDYARLRGHYSYIHLVQKKINKRHSEHVVVDVPGPLSDCSTNRKQNNESTSGFEIGQLELRSMKRHCKLCDQKLAYAYGTASRSLAYRPAMLSMVAIAAVCVCVALLFKSCPEVLYVFRPFRWELLDYGTS, translated from the exons ATGGAGGCTAGATTTGGAAGTGAAGCTCATCATTTTTATGGTATGAGTCCAGCAGATTTGCGGGCAGTCGGGAAAAGGACAGTGGAGTGGGATTTGAATGATTGGAAATGGGATGGTGACCTTTTCATTGCTAGCTCGATAAATCCGATTTCTGCTGATACCATGGGAAGGCAGTTTTTTCCTCTGGGGTCTGGGATTCCTGGGAATTCATCCAATAGTTCATCATCATGCTCTGATGAATTGAATCCGAAAGCTCAGAAAGGGAAAAGGGAATTGGAGAAGAAGAGAAGGGTTACTGTTGTAGAAGATGACAGTTTGAATGAGGAAACAGGTAGCCTTACTTTGAAGCTTGGGGGCCAAGGTGATCATGGCTATCCAATCAGCCAAGGGGAGATGAAAAATTGGGAGGGAACTAGTGGGAAGAAGACTAAGTTGAATGGAGGATCTGGAAATCGTGCAGTATGTCAGGTTGAAGACTGTGGGGCTGATCTGACCAATGCCAAGGATTATCATAGACGGCATAAAGTTTGTGAGATGCATTCTAAGGCTAGCAAGGCACTGGTTGGAAATGTCATGCAGCGATTTTGTCAGCAGTGTAGTAG GTTTCATGTTCTTCAAGAGTTTGATGATGGTAAGAGAAGTTGTCGCAGACGTTTGGCTGGCCACAATAAAAGGAGGAGGAAAACTAACCCTGCCACTGTTGTCAATGGCAATTCACTGAATGATGAGCAGACTAGTGGTTATCTACTGTTAAGTCTCTTGAAAATACTTTCAAACATGCATT CTAACAGATCTGACCAGACCACAGATCAGGATGTGCTACCTCAGCTTCTACAGAGCCTTGCAAACCATACTAATGAACAAGGAGGAAGAAACATATCTGGGCTTTTGCCTGAACCTAAAGGTTCAGAAGCTGGTTCGGCTTTGTTTTTGAATGGTGAAGGCCCTCCTCGGCCTTTTAGGCAGCACATCACTGAAGCTGCATCAGAGATACCACAGAAAGGAGTTCATTCTCATGATGCTAGGGTTACCAATGTCCAGGGCAATGCAGCTGGATCGGTCAAGATGAATAATTTTGATTTGAATGACACATATATTGACTCAGACTATGGTGCAGATGACATTGAAGGGTTTCCTGCACCTGTAAATATGGGGACTAGTTCTCTTGATTGCCCTTCATGGGTCCAACAAGACTCTCATCAGTCAAGTCCACCACAGACCAGTGGGAATTCAGATTCAGTATCTGCCCAATCACCTTCTAGTTCTAGTGGTGATACTCAG AGCCGTACCGATAGGATTGTGTTTAAATTATTTGGGAAAGAACCAAATGATTTTCCTCTACTCTTGCGAGCACAG ATTCTTGACTGGCTATCTCATAGTCCCACTGACATTGAGAGCTATATTAGGCCCGGTTGCGTTGTTCTGACAATTTACCTTTGTCAATCCGAGGCTGCATGGGATGAG CTTTGCTGTGATCTGAGTTTCAGTTTGAATCAGCTTCTGGATTGTTCAGATGACACTTTCTGGAGGACTGGATGGATTTGTACAAGGGTTCAAGATCAGATAGCTTTCATTTATAAAG GTCAGGTTGTCGTAGATACATCTTTACCTCTCGGAAGCAACGATTCTAGTAAAATTATAAGTGTCAAGCCAATTGCTCTATGTTCAACTGAGAGAGCTAAATTTTCGGTTAAAGGTGTCAATATGTCTCGGCCAGCCACAAG GTTGCTCTGTGCAGTAGAAGGGAAGTATCTGGTACAGGAAGCTACTCATGAGTTGATGGATGACAATGATGAATTCAAGGCGCAGGATGAACTTCAGTATCTTAACTTTTCTTGCTCTATCCCCACTGTGAGTGGAAGAGGATTCATTgag ATTGAAGATGATGGTTATAATAGCAGTTTCTTTCCTTTCATAGTTGCGGAGGATGATGTTTGTTCAGAGATCCGTATGCTTGAGAGTTTACTGGAGATTACTGACGCTGAAGCAGCTGTTGACAGAACTGGAAAAATGGAAGCCAAAAATCAAGCCATGGACTTCATTCATGAAGTTGGTTGGCTGCTTCATAGAAGTCAATTGAAGTCTAGATTGGGCGACTTGGATCCTAACTCAGAACCCTTTTCTCTAAGGCGGTTTAAGTGGCTTATGGAGTTCTCTATGGACCATGAATGGTGTGCTGTAGTAAAGAAACTCTTAAATGTTCTTCTTGATGGAGTAGTGGGTTCAGGAGAGCACCCTTCACTTAACCTTGCATTAACAGAGATGGGTCTTCTTCATAGAGCTGTTAGGAAAAATTGTAGACCTCTGGTGGAACTCCTTTTGAGATTCATCCCTGAGAAAGGTTCAAGTAGATTAGGATTGGAGAACGAGATGGTAGCTGGTGGGATTCATGAAAGCTTCTTGTTTAGGCCTGATGCTCTAGGCCCTTCAGGTTTGACTCCTCTTCACATTGCAGCTGGTAAAGATGATTCTGAGGACGTACTGGATGCATTAACTGATGATCCTGGAAAG GTCGGCATCGATGCTTGGAAGAGTGCTCGAGACAGCACTGGCTCTACACCTGAAGATTATGCTCGTCTACGTGGCCACTACTCATACATCCACCTCGTACAGAAGAAAATTAATAAGAGACATTCTGAGCATGTGGTGGTTGACGTTCCTGGTCCCCTCTCTGATTGCAGCACAAACAGGAAGCAAAATAACGAGTCAACTTCTGGCTTTGAGATTGGCCAACTAGAATTAAGGTCCATGAAGCGACATTGCAAGCTTTGTGATCAAAAGCTGGCCTATGCGTATGGAACAGCCAGCAGGTCATTGGCATACAGGCCTGCGATGCTATCAATGGTAGCAATAGCTGCAGTATGCGTCTGTGTTGCTCTACTATTTAAGAGCTGTCCTGAAGTTCTGTATGTTTTCCGTCCCTTCAGGTGGGAATTGTTGGACTATGGAACTAGCTGA